TCCTTGCCAACAGCAACCAACTACAGGGTGGGGGTTGCAGGTCTCAAATAAATTTGGTTTAATTTAAGCAGATCTATTCACGCTGGCATGCACGGCTCCCCCACTGAGCTTAATGGAGAAAATGTCAATATTTCTCCCCAAGCAAGGCCAGCGGAGGGAGGTGTGCAGGAATCTATTGTTAATGGAATTATTTCAATAGCTACCTCAGGGGGGCAGTGGTTAGACAGCAGTCACCCACTTCCAACACCCAAATGAAGTGTTGCCCAAATGACTGCCAGTTCTCATACAACAGTTTCAATGATGCTCTGTAAAAACACAAATAAAGGGTGGGCAGTAAGTTCCAGTGGTCCAACTTACCCTTCATGTTGGGGTCAGGTTTCTTGACCGCGGTCATTGGTGAGACGCTGGCCACATTGGTACAGCCTGTACGGCCAGTGGGTCGAGGAGAGCCAGAAGCAGTCCGTCCAGGAGATTCCTGAAACACAGACGGAAGACAAAGAGCGGAGTAGTGAGGCAATTAAAATTAATCATGGCTCCTATTGATGAAATGATTGTCATCCAACACGCATGTCAAGAAAATGTGGcaatggaaaaaaaaaaaattaaaaaaaaaattaaaaaagtggTTGTTGTTATCACACTTACTGTTGCTCCTCTTGTTGGTGTGGCCGGCTGCTTGGCCAGCAAAGACTTAacagacaaaaataaaaatggtgTGAGACAAAATATTTACATTTTCATTTTTCCTGAAATAATTTAGCCCATAAAATTCAGCATTTGTATCTTATATTTTCCAACCCCCATAACATTCCCAGAAACATTTTCTTACATCACAGATTATGGGCATAGTAGAAACAAACATTGTATGGATGGATACAGGTAGCTTGACCTTATAGGGACTGACTGAAGCCCACTACAAAGAGGAAGCGCTCTTCGCCCTGAGGCAACCATGTGATCTCTCAGAAACAACACCCTTTCAACCAATTACGCTAAAGCCCTGGGAGTTCTCAGGCTCCTGATTTGCCCGTGAGGAAGTGCAGAATAGGAACCCCAGGCTTTGAAGGAGAACTCCTGATTTGCCCGTGAGGAAGTGCAGAATAGGAACCCCAGGCTTTGAAGCCTGGGAAAGGCTAATAAAATTAAACTGGCTCCACTATCCACAATCCTAGCTTTGAACAAAaccaatattttttttctcagctCACTACCATTTAGTGTGCATCTTTAGAAGAGATGACATGGAATTGCAAACATAAAAGGCATTCAGAACTGTGTGATCTggaatgtaaacaaacacacatacctGTTGCTTCATAAGGAAAACCTGTTCGTCCTCTGCGTTTACCTCCTTATCATGAACCAGCTAGAGAGAGAAGACGTGAATGTCAAAGCAAGGGAGATGCGTAAGGAACATTTGTAAAATTCCAAAAGTCCAAGACATGTTATCTGTAGAAGTCTTATGATCCTACCTTCCGTACTGGAGGCTTCATGATGAAGTCTTCAAAGGGGTCTTCAGGTCTCACCGTTGTGAAATTTTCATGCAAAATTGCAATCTTCTTCTCATTGTCCCATCCAGATGGACTAGGAAAAGAAAAGTTTTGTTTGGTACTCGAGCAATGACCAATAGTTTGTTACAATAACTTTCAAAGACAATACAGTACACGTTCATATAACTTCAGAACTGTCCACCAGTTAAAAGCCTAGCTTTTAatggcgttgggccagtaactgaaagttagctggttcgaatccctgagccaactaggtgaaaaatctgtcgatgtgcccttgagcaaagcacttaaccctaattgctactGTAACTCGCTCTGCataagtgtgtctgctaaatcagtggttcccaaactgtggagGAGTGTGAGGGGTTGGCAGGGGTATGCAGTCCAGCATAAagcttactcttgaaagttgtaatagtagaatgcacaaggtgaaatttcaattgggtagtgcatcatcagttcctcttgtcatgttagtcattgcatATCTTAGAgaactatttataacttgtcagaaatgtccagatgaactagcccatgtcagccaacgtttaaatttattttttttagcCCAAAGAtggttgtaatttttttgtcactcaaatatcacgaATACACATTAcattggcaaaatgtatagaattgcaagaaaatttgctttaaaacggcaaaaTGTTCTTTGCAACAgataacaaaatgtgtagaactgcaggaaataagctttgaACCTACAAAGTtttctccaccaacaagaggggtgtggaAAATTTGTCATAAACAGTGCTTGTGACCATATAAATAGACATTGGGTGCTCGCAGGGGGGTGGGGTGCGAGGTGTTCCCCAACGCTGGAAGGGGGGCCCCCctatgctaaatgactaaaagaaAAAACGTAGACCTTTTTATTTTTGAGGAAATTAAAGGGCAAATCACAAGATGGAAATTAATGTTACCTCAATATGTGGGCACCTAACAGAGCATACCTGAGCATTCACTTACATTAAAATAGCATCCTTCTCCACCACTAAGGCAGGCGTGGTGAACTGGAAGTCGTATATTTTGTGCACTATGTATTTATAGAGGAGGTCCAGGTTCTTCTCCTCTTTGACAGATGTGTAAATCAAGGCAGCTCCATCTGTCAGGTGGGGTTAAGGAACATGCAGAGACATGATAGGGCACAAAATTAAATAGAACACTATTATATCTCTATGGTGGGGCCTGTCATTCTAAGGGAGAGTGTTGTGTTTGAGTAGAAAGGATACACTGTAAGCAGAATCGTCGGATGTGGGACTGGATGAAGTCGAAGTGCTCCTCTCTGAAGTCGTGCTCCTTCTCTAAAACACTGACTGCGTCACACTGTGGAGAGAGATAttgttataacactgtacattgccataatatgacatttgaaatgtctctattccctTTAAAaacttttgtttatctatttgacttgctttggcaaatgtaaacatatgtttcccatgccaataaagcccttagaaTTTAACTGAAAGAGAGATAGCGAGAAAGAGCGAAGTACACAGCAACAACTGGAGCAAGAAAACCATACCCTCCTGCGGGACATAAAAATGACTTCGCTCACTACGCCATGCCTCCCTTTCAGTCTCAGCCACGACCCTCCCCCACTTccgctctcctcccctccactcgcTTGCAagtttcccctcctccctctaggaAGGAGCAGTAAAAGCCTGCAGGCAGGCACCACCCTGTCTCTCACACAGATAAACTTCTCCACAGTGACCACAAGATGGTTACCTTGACAACAACAAGGCTGACTGGCTGAGCATGACTCAGGGAATGCCAGGCTAGCTACTTCCTGAAATTAAAAAATGGCAGTAGCAAAGACAGCAGGCCTGATTAAATATGCATACCCAAGTGCAACAATCATTGGGACTTATAGGGATATTTCGCGATTTTAGCAATGATgttctttatctacttccccagagtcagatgaacttgtggataccatatatatatatatatatctctgtgtccagtatgaaggaagtttgaggtagttttgcgagccaatgctaactagcgttagcacaatgactggcagtctatggtatctgctagcatgcttcATCAGTTAACCTGTGTATCTGTGTCAGCGAGTAAACTGGCATTCACATTCCTTATAGCTCTGTAAACTGCAGCAGTTAGTGAGAACTACACATTGCACTCAATCTGTCAATCAAAATCAATGACACAATGGATTTAGAAAATACAGCAAATAGTCTGAAAATATGGAACACCAAATGACAGCAGTCTCTTCGAAGACATACCACACTTCAAATCCACAAATTCCCTATGTATAGTGCCTGAAGAGAGGACACTTCACTAATGTTCTGAGTATATTCAACGAACTTTACTAAAGACCAAGATGAATTCCCCAGGAGTGAAATAACCCTTTTCTCCCTAAAGGCAGAAGAGAAACAGAAAAACAGTGAGCAGTGAAAAGAACACATTCACTCGTCCTCGTCATAACTAGCATGTGAAGTGCTGATGACTGACAACAGTGTGTTCTTTTAAAGCAGCCATTTGCCAGAAGCTCATGGACATGGAATAATGTGGTGCTTTCATGGGCTGAAGATGCTGCCTCACGGGCAACACTAAAAACCAGCAGCTCAAGACAGGGGATGATCAGGCACCAACCATGAAATGGATTGCCAGAGAGGAGAGTCAACGGTGTACTAGTTAGTTGTGGGCCCGTGTAGAATCTGAGGCTCAGTGTTATTTAAAATCTTTTAGTACAAAAATTGGCTATTCATTTCAATACTGGTGCCTAAAAATGGAAGGCTACTTCTTTCAGGTACCAATATTCAACCAGCCTCAACTTACCTTTGTGCAAACTATTAGCACTGGAATGCCCAAGTTGTGTGTGAGTACGTTTTCCCCGAGCGGTAGCACCACGCCCTCGTCTTCCCCCCCTGCAGGGGGAGCCCGTCTCTGGGGAGAGGCTGGGTCGGCTCCCTCCGGCTCTGTGTACTCCTGGAAGGCCTTCACCACTGTGGGGCAGACAGGGGACGGCCGCATTGGTTAGGCCAGTCGCAATGAACCTTCTTCATTTGGAGGATCAATAATCTTTACAAGATTTAAACACAGGTTGTATAGAGAGCATATATTTTCTTCTGATTGAAATAAAGCATGCAGGACAGCATCACAAATGGGTACTCCAtaactagggccctgagtttttAAAGACCAAGTGACCTGAAATGGAGAAAGAAAATGTAGTCCCCATTCTTAACAGATGATGTTGAGTTTCTGCTTGCCTGTCCTGTAGGCTATGTAGGGAAGGACTGGGGTCTTACCCTTGGCTATCAAGGCACTCAGCCCCTCACACTCCCTGTTCTCCAGACCCAGCCATTCTCACTGAGCTACAGAACTCGCTACACCAGGTCTGTAGAGACGTGAGCTTATCTGAAGGCAGCTCCTCTCCTGCCTGCTCCACTACCAGGCTGGAGAATAACTCCCACTGTGTTTTACACACAAATAACTAACCGTCTGCTGTAGTCAAGCAGACAACAACCCATCCATCGTCTATATGATCATGCCACTATGTGCTGTCGACTCCATCTCAACAAAATATCAAAATTATCATTTGCTTCTCCTAGACTTGCTACAGGACGCAACCCTAGAGACTGTAGTCGGTAGATATGTAAACAAATGCAAAAGCTTTTAGTACGACTTGCTAATATATTTACACTCCAAAGAGCTTTACTAACATGATTAGTAAGAGTGATGGATGCATATATTGCTACAGTAAAACACAAAGGCTAGGTCTATTCTTACAAGGTCTATTTTGGTATAAAGCAGAAGCTGTATGCTGCTGTATGCATCCCAGCACAGCAGCACTGAGCAGTGGTCTGGGAAGGCACTTCCCCTTCCTCAGGAACCTGAGGAATATGGTTACAGCTGACCCTGAGAGCCAGTGTTGCTACAGGACTTTCCTCCACCAGGAACAAAACAGAACGACCCTTAGGGTGCTGGGTTGCCTGGCCTCAGCCCTGTGATTTAAACTCCAGCTGATTGGGAGCAGGGATGAGATCAGACTGCCTGTTCAGGCTCTGATCTGTGCCAGCTAAAGCTGCAGGGGGCCAGCAGAGCCTGGATGCAACAGTCTCAACTAACAAAGACAAACCAAAAGATACAAATGTGCAATTTCCCTAGTGTAACACTATGGCATTTAGACTATTGGACAAACAATTATCTCCAAAGAACTCAAATAACtggttgtacaaaacaaatgccTCCCTCACATGGTTTTCCTTGAAGAACATTCTTAGGCAGGCACTTTTCAGCCATCGAGCTGTGTTTTTGTCCTTGGATATTTTGGTAGACTGCCTTGGTGGGAGTGACATACATAGTTTTGGCCTACATTTCTTACATAACCCGACTAAGCGGCAAAACGTCTTTACTGAGGTAACAACAGTAAAGTGCCTGTCAGAAAGGTGCAGTGGTCACACTTCTAACCTTCATCTGTACAGTTATAAAATCAGACACCACTTTAAATCAGAAGGACAGAGACAAGAGCGTGAATCATCCATCGTTCGACTTTGCCCACTTAACCGTTCTAGTACAAACATAGGTGGGGCCAAATAGCTTTACAGTGTAAGCATTAGCCTTGATAAAACTTTATGAACAATGTGAAGCATAATTTTCTTTTTCCTGCACGACCCTTCAGCTTTGTGGCCTGTAATGCAGAAACATAACACAGATAATACTGAATTCTGAAAATGACAGTTGTGAATAGAAAAACTGTTGATCTGTGTTATTTCAGTGCATGATACAGCAAGGAATGGTTCTGCTACAGAGCACCATcaagctgctccagtttcaactgagcCAGAACGTCCTGCCCACTCGATATCCCTTCCATGCTTAGACTCACTCTGGTGTCAGAAGAAACCATGATGCAACACTGCTGTAAGAGCGCCTGGACACCGGCCATCCCTCCTCCCTTTGGATATGTTGGACTAGTCCGA
This genomic stretch from Salmo salar chromosome ssa26, Ssal_v3.1, whole genome shotgun sequence harbors:
- the LOC106587279 gene encoding cytoplasmic dynein 1 light intermediate chain 2 isoform X2, which translates into the protein MAPVLEKKLLGAAGAGDTMENNNEDEEGQNLWTSILSEVSTRSSSKLPSGKNILVFGEDGSGKTTIMAKLQGAEHNKKGRGLEYLYLNVHDEDIDDLTRCNVWILDGDLYHKGLLKFAVTAESLNDSLAVFVADMSRPWTIMESLQKWASVLRDHVDKLKIPPEEMRDMEQRMVKAFQEYTEPEGADPASPQRRAPPAGGEDEGVVLPLGENVLTHNLGIPVLIVCTKCDAVSVLEKEHDFREEHFDFIQSHIRRFCLQYGAALIYTSVKEEKNLDLLYKYIVHKIYDFQFTTPALVVEKDAILIPSGWDNEKKIAILHENFTTVRPEDPFEDFIMKPPVRKLVHDKEVNAEDEQVFLMKQQSLLAKQPATPTRGATESPGRTASGSPRPTGRTGCTNVASVSPMTAVKKPDPNMKGAAANEGVLANFFNSLLSKKTGSPGSPGTGAAGAGSPGSVKKTEAGFD